From one Catenulispora sp. GP43 genomic stretch:
- a CDS encoding multicopper oxidase family protein, whose product MRTLVTGRAVLMITVLAILSAATGAVALASSTGTLNAAPAAADQEQGMVDGAPFRDPPNAVEDAGADGAVTVTLDAHDTRFDLAGRTVQGQSYNGSYVAPTIRFDPGAHVDVTLVNHLPVATNVHFHGLHIDPSSHSDDDFLCVAPGDTYTYRLVIPANHPQGTYWYHSHAMASTCPNGVTGPMAGDGMTGPMTGDVENQIFAGLSGAMIVGDDRTLLPPAYQHITAHTLVLKDVQIDPAGNIVQNTGTTRIDSNAPTIRLVNGQLRPVLRMRPNETQLWRLINAGADIFYRLRLDGYRFTVVGEDGVPVAGITTAGTLLLPPAKRYDVLVTANSTAGASWLRTTAYSNGPQGDQYPDTALMQLNVAGGAVGRLPVLTGAVRTAPAGLDTAPIAQQRTVDLSESPDGLTFFINGEQFDPDASVFATPAHLGTVEEWTILNESGEDHPFHLHTTTFQEMSVNGTAVPYTHMQDIVLVPHASSGVPGKVVIRVPIEDFPGRWLFHCHIAAHEDNGMMSFVNVES is encoded by the coding sequence TTGAGAACCCTGGTAACCGGGCGCGCCGTGCTCATGATCACGGTCCTGGCCATCCTGTCCGCCGCCACCGGGGCGGTCGCGCTGGCGTCCTCGACAGGGACGTTGAACGCGGCGCCGGCGGCGGCCGACCAGGAACAGGGCATGGTCGACGGCGCGCCGTTCCGGGACCCGCCGAACGCGGTCGAGGACGCCGGGGCCGACGGTGCCGTGACCGTGACCCTGGACGCCCACGACACCCGGTTCGACCTGGCCGGCCGGACCGTCCAGGGCCAGTCCTACAACGGCTCCTACGTCGCGCCGACGATCCGTTTCGACCCCGGCGCGCACGTGGACGTGACCCTGGTCAACCACCTCCCGGTGGCGACCAACGTGCATTTCCACGGCCTGCACATCGACCCGTCGAGCCACTCCGACGACGACTTCCTGTGCGTCGCCCCGGGAGACACCTACACCTACCGGCTCGTGATCCCCGCGAACCATCCGCAGGGGACTTACTGGTACCACTCGCACGCCATGGCCTCGACCTGCCCGAACGGCGTCACCGGGCCGATGGCGGGCGACGGCATGACCGGGCCCATGACCGGCGACGTCGAGAACCAGATCTTCGCCGGCCTGTCCGGCGCCATGATCGTCGGCGACGACCGGACCCTGCTGCCCCCGGCCTACCAGCACATCACTGCGCACACCCTGGTCCTGAAGGACGTCCAGATCGACCCCGCCGGCAACATCGTCCAGAACACCGGAACCACGAGGATCGACTCCAACGCCCCGACCATCCGCCTGGTCAACGGCCAGTTGCGGCCGGTGCTCAGGATGCGCCCGAACGAGACGCAGCTGTGGCGCCTGATAAATGCCGGAGCCGACATCTTCTACCGGCTCCGCCTGGACGGCTACCGCTTCACCGTCGTCGGCGAGGACGGCGTTCCGGTCGCCGGCATCACCACCGCCGGCACCCTGCTCCTGCCGCCGGCCAAGCGCTACGACGTCCTGGTCACCGCGAACAGCACCGCCGGCGCCAGCTGGCTGCGCACCACCGCCTACAGCAACGGACCCCAAGGAGATCAGTACCCGGACACCGCCCTCATGCAGCTGAACGTCGCCGGCGGCGCCGTCGGCCGCCTGCCGGTCCTCACCGGCGCGGTCCGGACCGCGCCGGCGGGCCTGGACACCGCGCCGATCGCGCAGCAGCGGACCGTCGACCTGAGCGAGAGCCCCGACGGACTCACCTTCTTCATCAACGGCGAGCAGTTCGACCCGGACGCCTCGGTCTTCGCGACCCCCGCGCACCTGGGAACCGTCGAGGAGTGGACGATCCTCAACGAGAGCGGCGAGGACCATCCGTTCCACCTGCACACCACCACCTTCCAGGAGATGTCGGTGAACGGTACGGCGGTGCCCTACACGCACATGCAGGACATCGTCCTGGTTCCGCACGCGTCCAGCGGAGTCCCCGGCAAGGTCGTGATACGCGTCCCGATCGAGGACTTCCCGGGCCGGTGGCTGTTCCACTGCCACATCGCGGCCCATGAGGACAACGGCATGATGAGCTTCGTGAACGTGGAGTCCTGA
- a CDS encoding diaminopimelate decarboxylase — MPDHHARRIRRDRAVHAAVAQGLLDPHRSPAAAFVDLEGIGQTARELLTAWPRETDVLHAFAAKANPMVPVLALLLRHGLGCEVSSPGELAQARAAGFPAARIVLDSPAKTQAELAEALRDGIALNIDNFEELERVDRLVADGAEAVRAGVRINPQVGIGSIEAMSTAGRTTKFGIAMADPGNRERLLAAYASRPWLRWIHVHVGSQGIPLELNAAGVAEAVRFAQEVNTRRAGQIEGIDIGGGLPVDFSKDEDSPTFADHVAVLRDAAPELFTGELKVVTEYGRSVMAKNGFIASRVEYTKNTGGRAIALTHTGAQVAARTVFAPKSWPLRVLAYDRHGLPSTAELEVQDVAGPCCFAGDLVARERKLPRLATEDVVVIPDTGAYYFSSPFQYNSLPMPPVFGFEVSEGDAVRFHVLRAAESIDELVARSGVLPASLR; from the coding sequence ATGCCTGACCATCATGCCCGCCGCATCCGCCGCGACCGCGCCGTCCACGCCGCCGTCGCCCAGGGCCTGCTCGATCCGCACCGGAGCCCGGCCGCCGCGTTCGTCGACCTCGAGGGGATCGGGCAGACGGCCCGGGAGCTGCTGACGGCCTGGCCGCGCGAGACGGACGTGCTGCACGCGTTCGCGGCCAAGGCGAACCCGATGGTGCCGGTCCTGGCGCTGCTGCTCCGGCACGGCCTGGGCTGCGAGGTGAGCAGCCCCGGGGAGCTGGCGCAGGCGCGGGCCGCGGGATTCCCGGCGGCGCGGATCGTGCTGGACTCCCCGGCGAAGACACAGGCCGAACTGGCCGAGGCGCTGCGCGACGGCATCGCGCTGAACATCGACAACTTCGAGGAACTGGAACGGGTGGACCGCCTGGTCGCCGACGGCGCCGAGGCGGTCCGCGCCGGGGTGCGGATCAACCCGCAAGTGGGGATCGGGTCGATCGAGGCGATGTCGACGGCCGGCCGGACGACGAAGTTCGGGATCGCGATGGCCGACCCCGGAAACCGGGAACGGCTGCTGGCCGCGTACGCGTCGCGTCCGTGGCTGCGCTGGATCCACGTCCACGTCGGCTCGCAGGGCATCCCGCTGGAGCTGAACGCCGCGGGCGTCGCCGAGGCGGTGCGCTTCGCGCAGGAGGTGAACACGCGGCGGGCCGGGCAGATCGAGGGCATCGACATCGGCGGCGGGCTGCCGGTCGACTTCAGCAAGGACGAGGACAGTCCCACCTTCGCCGATCACGTGGCGGTCCTGCGCGACGCCGCACCGGAGTTGTTCACCGGGGAGCTCAAGGTGGTCACGGAGTACGGCCGCTCGGTGATGGCGAAGAACGGCTTCATCGCCTCCCGGGTGGAGTACACGAAGAACACAGGCGGGCGCGCTATAGCGTTGACGCACACAGGTGCACAGGTGGCGGCGCGTACTGTGTTCGCCCCCAAGTCCTGGCCACTGCGGGTGCTGGCCTACGACCGGCACGGTCTGCCGAGCACCGCCGAGTTGGAGGTGCAGGACGTCGCGGGGCCGTGCTGCTTCGCCGGCGACCTGGTGGCGCGGGAGCGCAAACTGCCCAGGCTCGCCACGGAGGACGTCGTGGTGATCCCGGACACCGGCGCGTACTACTTCTCCTCGCCGTTCCAGTACAACAGTCTGCCGATGCCGCCGGTGTTCGGGTTCGAGGTGTCGGAGGGGGATGCGGTGCGCTTCCATGTGTTGCGCGCCGCCGAGAGCATCGATGAGCTGGTGGCCCGTAGCGGCGTGCTGCCGGCGAGTCTGCGGTGA
- a CDS encoding alpha/beta hydrolase family protein yields the protein MTKVDKPYGAWPSPITAEDVAAIPGAPQWPSAVGDQTWWCAPDPATATVGLMRRDADGGVGPVLGPEWPVGNKAIGYGGRPYLATPELAVFSRSRDQRLYLVAGEPVPLTPADPEGLTRTNYSDMILGPTGTEVWAIREATRLTEELTDPAPRTTRDIVAIPLSGAAADDPGALRVVARSHHFLSTIRLSPDGTRLAWLGWDHPVMPWETTDLMVASILDGVAVAPVRVLGGDVGGDEVAVAQAEWADADTLYALADPDGWWNLFRIDLAGEETAATNVFPAETEFGHPIWRVGSTSFAVTDAGVVLRRIAGDEALILWDPETGQTTDLAPEWTEFATSVSGGTGVASSIAVVAANATEPSTPLRIDVARRHTVRCVERTEYPHEAWVSVPERRQVQVEGGWQVPYIYHPPTNPEYRGPSDTPPPLLIDVHGGPTSSTVATRHLNFSLFTSRGYAVASVDYGGSTGYGRAYRDRLRHTWGITDVEDSVAVARALAAAGLADPRRTGIRGGSAGGWATLAALAHSDYFACGTVYFPISDPATWFDEQTHDFESRYIHYLIGDPDKDAERFARVSPLAHAAEITAPFIMLQGDDDVICRPDQADRLVKAVEAVNPGLCRAYHRFPGEGHGFRKDETMTVCLRAELDLYASVLGA from the coding sequence GTGACCAAGGTCGACAAGCCCTACGGCGCCTGGCCCTCGCCGATCACCGCCGAGGACGTCGCCGCGATCCCCGGCGCGCCGCAGTGGCCCTCGGCCGTGGGCGACCAGACCTGGTGGTGCGCGCCGGATCCGGCGACGGCCACGGTCGGCCTGATGCGGCGGGACGCCGACGGCGGCGTGGGCCCGGTGCTGGGGCCGGAGTGGCCGGTGGGCAACAAGGCCATCGGCTACGGCGGCCGTCCCTACCTCGCCACGCCGGAGCTGGCGGTCTTCTCCCGCTCCCGCGACCAGCGGCTGTACCTGGTCGCCGGCGAGCCGGTCCCGCTGACCCCCGCCGACCCCGAGGGCCTCACCCGCACCAACTACTCCGACATGATCCTCGGCCCGACCGGCACCGAGGTCTGGGCGATCAGGGAGGCGACCCGGCTCACCGAGGAGCTGACCGACCCCGCGCCCCGCACCACGCGCGACATCGTCGCGATCCCGCTGTCCGGCGCCGCGGCCGACGACCCCGGCGCGCTGCGCGTCGTGGCCCGCTCCCACCACTTCCTGTCCACCATCCGCCTGAGCCCCGACGGCACCCGGCTGGCCTGGCTCGGCTGGGACCATCCGGTGATGCCCTGGGAGACCACCGACCTGATGGTCGCCTCGATCCTCGACGGCGTCGCGGTCGCGCCGGTCCGGGTCCTGGGTGGTGATGTCGGCGGCGACGAGGTGGCGGTCGCGCAGGCCGAGTGGGCCGATGCCGACACCTTGTACGCGCTCGCCGACCCGGACGGCTGGTGGAACCTGTTCCGCATCGACCTCGCCGGGGAGGAGACGGCCGCGACCAACGTCTTCCCGGCCGAGACCGAGTTCGGCCACCCGATCTGGCGCGTCGGCTCCACCTCCTTCGCGGTCACCGACGCCGGCGTGGTCCTGCGCCGCATCGCCGGCGACGAGGCCCTGATCCTGTGGGACCCGGAGACCGGCCAGACCACCGACCTGGCCCCGGAGTGGACCGAGTTCGCGACCTCCGTGTCCGGCGGAACCGGCGTGGCCTCGTCGATCGCGGTCGTCGCCGCGAACGCCACCGAGCCCTCGACGCCGCTGCGCATCGACGTCGCCCGCCGCCACACCGTCCGCTGCGTCGAGCGCACCGAATACCCGCACGAAGCCTGGGTCTCCGTCCCCGAACGCCGCCAGGTCCAGGTCGAGGGCGGCTGGCAGGTCCCGTACATCTACCACCCGCCGACCAACCCCGAGTACCGCGGCCCCTCCGACACCCCGCCGCCGCTTCTCATCGACGTCCACGGCGGCCCGACCAGCAGCACCGTGGCCACGCGCCATCTCAACTTCTCGCTCTTCACCTCCCGCGGCTACGCCGTCGCCTCCGTCGACTACGGCGGCTCCACCGGCTACGGCCGCGCCTACCGCGACCGCCTGCGCCACACCTGGGGCATCACCGACGTCGAGGACTCGGTCGCGGTGGCGCGCGCCCTGGCAGCCGCCGGGCTGGCGGACCCGCGGCGCACCGGCATCCGGGGCGGCTCGGCCGGCGGCTGGGCCACGCTGGCGGCGCTCGCGCACAGCGACTACTTCGCCTGCGGCACGGTGTACTTCCCGATCAGCGACCCCGCGACCTGGTTCGACGAGCAGACCCACGACTTCGAGAGCCGCTACATCCACTACCTGATCGGCGACCCCGACAAGGACGCCGAGCGTTTCGCCCGGGTCTCGCCGCTGGCCCACGCCGCCGAGATCACCGCGCCGTTCATCATGCTGCAGGGCGACGACGACGTGATCTGCCGCCCGGACCAGGCCGACCGGCTGGTGAAGGCCGTCGAGGCGGTCAACCCCGGACTGTGCCGGGCCTACCACCGCTTCCCCGGAGAGGGACACGGGTTCCGCAAGGACGAGACGATGACCGTGTGCCTGCGAGCCGAACTCGACCTGTACGCAAGCGTCCTCGGAGCCTGA
- a CDS encoding N-acetyltransferase family protein — MTVADLNRILEDMPRYWGERDMRWGHLFPLVHEFGATCLVADSPDGIRGYLMGWVNPDRVGYVHFIATREDARGTGLGRRLHAEFARLAAQLGATRLKAITSVANTGSVAFHTGIGFAAEVVDDYAGPGEPRVVFTRAV, encoded by the coding sequence ATGACCGTCGCGGACCTGAACCGAATTCTTGAGGACATGCCCCGCTACTGGGGCGAGCGCGACATGCGCTGGGGCCACCTGTTCCCGCTGGTCCACGAGTTCGGCGCCACCTGCCTGGTCGCCGACTCCCCGGACGGCATCCGCGGCTATCTGATGGGCTGGGTGAATCCCGACCGCGTCGGCTACGTCCACTTCATCGCCACCCGCGAGGACGCCCGCGGAACGGGCCTGGGCCGCCGGCTGCACGCCGAGTTCGCCCGGCTGGCCGCGCAGCTCGGCGCCACCCGGCTCAAGGCGATCACCTCGGTGGCGAACACCGGCAGCGTCGCGTTCCACACCGGCATCGGCTTCGCCGCAGAGGTCGTCGACGACTACGCAGGGCCCGGCGAGCCGCGCGTGGTGTTCACCCGTGCCGTGTAG
- a CDS encoding LD-carboxypeptidase gives MTLLRPPALKPGDTVAVLCASSPVQSQQHLEQGLRAMKSVGLIPEVFGTARDAGSVYEYLAGSDAERAAALTRALSDPAYAGVFLACGGYGMQRTLELMDWSRIDAGEPKVVVGYSDVTALLEAIAVKLGWVSLFGPMVACSGFWQGPEEYDFKELMKLLFRPSAVKQLTFPGSRALVPGAAEGLTLGGTATLIAANFGTDTSYPVRDGILFLEDVDELPFRLDRVFTQFRRATSYLEGVRGIILGTFTECGEPEHVDALLAERFGDLGVPVLAGVNIGHNCQMQTYPVGVRARLDADTGSLTFLDQVLADPPDDQG, from the coding sequence ATGACCCTGCTCCGCCCGCCGGCCCTGAAGCCCGGCGACACCGTCGCGGTGCTCTGCGCCTCCTCGCCGGTGCAGAGCCAGCAGCACCTGGAGCAGGGCCTGCGCGCGATGAAGTCGGTGGGCCTCATCCCGGAGGTGTTCGGCACCGCCCGCGACGCCGGGAGCGTGTACGAATACCTGGCCGGCAGCGACGCCGAACGGGCCGCCGCCCTGACCCGCGCCCTGAGCGACCCGGCCTACGCCGGGGTGTTCCTGGCCTGCGGCGGCTACGGAATGCAGCGCACCCTGGAGCTGATGGACTGGAGCCGTATCGACGCCGGGGAGCCGAAGGTGGTCGTCGGGTACTCCGACGTCACCGCGCTGCTGGAGGCTATAGCGGTCAAGCTCGGCTGGGTGTCGCTGTTCGGCCCGATGGTGGCCTGCAGCGGCTTCTGGCAGGGTCCCGAAGAGTACGACTTCAAGGAGCTGATGAAGCTCCTGTTCAGACCGTCGGCGGTCAAGCAGCTCACCTTCCCCGGCTCGCGTGCCCTGGTCCCCGGCGCCGCCGAAGGGCTGACCCTCGGCGGCACCGCGACGCTGATCGCGGCGAACTTCGGGACGGACACGTCGTATCCGGTCCGGGACGGCATCCTGTTCCTGGAGGACGTGGACGAACTTCCGTTCCGCCTGGACCGCGTCTTCACGCAGTTCCGCCGCGCCACGTCCTACCTGGAAGGCGTCCGCGGCATCATCCTCGGCACCTTCACCGAGTGCGGCGAGCCCGAGCACGTCGACGCGCTGCTGGCCGAGCGCTTCGGCGATCTCGGCGTGCCGGTGCTGGCCGGGGTGAACATCGGGCACAACTGCCAGATGCAGACGTATCCGGTGGGGGTGCGGGCGCGGCTGGACGCCGATACCGGTAGCCTCACCTTTCTGGACCAGGTGCTCGCTGATCCTCCAGACGATCAGGGGTAG
- a CDS encoding M20/M25/M40 family metallo-hydrolase, whose amino-acid sequence MTTPRPADSDLEKLAADTVAACSRLIRFDTSNFGGGESRGERACAEWVAEQITDAGFDPIVLESAPHRANTVVRVPGTDPGAPALLVHGHLDVVPAEPADWRSHPFSGDVRDGAVWGRGALDMKDMDAMMLAFLQHLARTGQRPPRDIVLAFVADEEDTGDFGAGFLCREHPDLFEGVAGAISESGGHSVHLSDGARLYPIAAGERGSSWMTVTARGTAGHGSRRNDDNAIAKLAALITRFAEYEWPVRVVPVVRALLDGLSEHFGREISPEDLSGLGAAAPLLADTLRNSVNPTMLRAGYKHNVIPSEASVALDGRLLPGTEAEFFATVDALLGPDAVRTGDHSSPVSADFTAPDFAAMAAALRAFDPEAIVLPYCMTGGTDAKAFAKIGIPGFGFVPGRTPEGFDAWQYVHGVDEHVLTDSLAFGAGVLATYLMTDPRTHA is encoded by the coding sequence ATGACCACACCCCGCCCCGCCGATTCCGATCTCGAGAAACTCGCGGCCGACACCGTCGCCGCCTGCTCCCGCCTGATCCGCTTCGACACCAGCAACTTCGGCGGCGGCGAGAGCCGCGGCGAACGCGCCTGCGCCGAATGGGTCGCCGAACAGATCACCGACGCCGGCTTCGACCCGATCGTGCTGGAATCGGCGCCGCACCGGGCCAACACCGTGGTCCGCGTCCCCGGCACCGACCCCGGCGCGCCGGCCCTGCTGGTGCACGGGCACCTCGACGTCGTCCCGGCCGAGCCCGCCGACTGGCGGTCCCATCCCTTCTCCGGGGACGTCCGCGACGGCGCCGTCTGGGGCCGCGGCGCCCTGGACATGAAGGACATGGACGCGATGATGCTCGCGTTCCTCCAGCATCTGGCGCGCACCGGGCAGCGGCCGCCGCGCGACATCGTCTTGGCCTTCGTGGCCGACGAGGAGGACACCGGCGACTTCGGCGCGGGCTTCCTGTGCCGCGAGCACCCGGACCTGTTCGAGGGCGTGGCCGGCGCGATCAGCGAGTCCGGCGGCCACTCGGTGCACCTGTCCGACGGCGCGCGCCTGTACCCGATCGCGGCGGGGGAGCGCGGCAGCTCCTGGATGACCGTCACCGCGCGCGGCACCGCCGGCCACGGCTCGCGCCGCAACGACGACAACGCGATCGCCAAGCTGGCCGCGCTGATCACCCGCTTCGCCGAGTACGAATGGCCGGTGCGGGTGGTGCCGGTGGTCAGGGCCCTGCTGGACGGCCTGTCCGAGCACTTCGGCCGCGAGATCTCCCCGGAGGACCTGTCCGGCCTGGGCGCGGCGGCGCCGCTGCTGGCCGACACGCTGCGCAACTCGGTCAACCCCACGATGCTGCGCGCCGGCTACAAGCACAACGTGATCCCCTCCGAGGCCAGCGTCGCCCTGGACGGCCGCCTGCTGCCGGGCACCGAGGCCGAGTTCTTTGCCACCGTCGACGCTCTCCTGGGCCCGGACGCCGTCCGCACCGGCGATCACAGCTCCCCGGTCAGCGCCGACTTCACCGCCCCGGACTTCGCCGCGATGGCCGCCGCCCTGCGCGCCTTCGACCCCGAGGCGATCGTCCTGCCGTACTGCATGACCGGCGGCACCGACGCCAAGGCCTTCGCCAAGATCGGCATCCCCGGCTTCGGCTTCGTCCCCGGCCGCACCCCAGAGGGCTTCGACGCCTGGCAGTACGTCCACGGCGTCGACGAGCACGTCCTCACTGACAGCCTGGCCTTCGGCGCCGGCGTCCTGGCCACCTACCTGATGACCGACCCCAGGACGCACGCATGA
- the ahcY gene encoding adenosylhomocysteinase yields MKHHHIHEQEIDGLRFAVADLDLAASGRLQIQLAEHEMPGLMALRAEHAAAQPLRGARIAGSLHMTVQTAVLIETLVALGAEVRWVSCNIFSTQDEAAAAVVVGPDGTPEKPTGTAVFAWKGETLEEYWWCTRQLFDFGDGRGPDLLVDDGGDATLLVHLGAEYETAGRVPAPEPGEHEERRLILGLLAGSIAEDDHRFTRIAAGLRGVSEETTNGVARLYKLAREGRLLFPAINVNDSVTKSKFDNKYGIRHSLPDGLNRATDVMLGGKTAVVCGYGDVGKGAAEALRGQGARVVVTEIDPINALQAAMDGFQVARLEQVVADAHVFVTATGGTGAIRVEHLARMRHNAVVGNVGHFDTEIDLAALAAHPGVTKTEIKPQVHQWTFADGHAVLVLSEGRLFNLGNATGHPSFVMSASFANQVLAQIELFTNQGRYTDAVYRLPKHLDEKVARLHLEALGVQLTELSAEQAEYLGVEIEGPYKAEHYRY; encoded by the coding sequence ATGAAGCACCACCACATCCACGAGCAAGAGATCGACGGCCTGCGGTTCGCCGTCGCCGATCTCGACCTGGCCGCCTCCGGCCGCCTGCAGATCCAGCTCGCCGAGCACGAGATGCCCGGCCTGATGGCGCTGCGCGCCGAGCACGCGGCGGCGCAACCGCTGCGCGGCGCCCGGATCGCCGGCTCCCTGCACATGACCGTGCAGACCGCGGTCCTCATCGAGACCCTGGTCGCGCTCGGCGCCGAGGTCCGCTGGGTGTCCTGCAACATCTTCTCCACGCAGGACGAGGCGGCGGCCGCGGTCGTCGTAGGGCCCGACGGCACCCCCGAGAAGCCCACCGGCACCGCGGTCTTCGCCTGGAAGGGCGAGACGCTCGAGGAGTACTGGTGGTGCACCCGCCAGCTCTTCGACTTCGGCGACGGCCGGGGCCCGGACCTGCTCGTCGACGACGGCGGCGACGCCACCTTGCTGGTCCACCTCGGCGCCGAGTACGAGACCGCCGGCCGCGTCCCGGCCCCGGAGCCCGGCGAGCACGAGGAACGCCGCCTGATCCTGGGCCTGCTGGCCGGCAGCATCGCCGAGGACGACCATCGCTTCACCCGCATCGCCGCGGGCCTTCGCGGGGTGTCGGAGGAGACCACCAACGGCGTCGCGCGGCTGTACAAGCTGGCCCGCGAGGGGCGCCTGCTGTTCCCGGCGATCAACGTCAACGACTCGGTCACCAAGTCGAAGTTCGACAACAAGTACGGCATCCGCCACTCCCTGCCCGACGGCCTGAACCGCGCCACCGACGTCATGCTCGGCGGCAAGACCGCCGTGGTCTGCGGCTACGGCGACGTCGGCAAGGGCGCGGCCGAGGCGCTGCGCGGCCAGGGCGCGCGCGTCGTGGTGACCGAGATCGACCCGATCAACGCCCTGCAGGCGGCGATGGACGGCTTCCAGGTCGCCCGCCTGGAACAGGTCGTTGCGGACGCGCACGTCTTCGTCACCGCCACCGGCGGCACCGGCGCCATCCGCGTCGAGCACCTGGCCCGCATGCGCCACAACGCGGTCGTCGGCAACGTCGGCCACTTCGACACCGAGATCGACCTGGCCGCCCTGGCCGCGCACCCGGGCGTGACGAAGACCGAGATCAAGCCGCAGGTGCACCAGTGGACGTTCGCCGACGGACACGCAGTCCTGGTGCTTTCCGAGGGCCGCCTGTTCAACCTCGGCAACGCCACCGGCCACCCGAGCTTCGTGATGTCGGCCTCGTTCGCCAACCAGGTGCTGGCGCAGATCGAGCTGTTCACGAATCAGGGCCGGTACACGGACGCGGTCTACCGGCTGCCGAAGCACCTCGACGAGAAGGTCGCGCGGCTGCACCTTGAGGCGCTCGGCGTGCAGCTCACGGAGCTGAGCGCGGAGCAGGCCGAGTATCTCGGCGTGGAGATTGAGGGTCCTTACAAGGCCGAGCACTATCGGTACTGA
- the lysA gene encoding diaminopimelate decarboxylase, which yields MNTISVRDQIWPAGAAWADGELTVAGLGVRGLAAEFGTPLYILDAADFRARCSAWRQAFPDGDVHYGGKAFLAPAVVGWLAELGLCLDVCSGGELAVARVGGMPPERVVFHGNNKSAAEIRQAVAWGVGCIVLDSRHELERVARAAAEAGTRQPVMIRVKPGVDADTHASWATGGERTKFGLSMASGEAAEAVRRVLSEPSLELAGLHSHIGSQIFGLDQFAEAARRMVAFLRAVEREHHTVIGRLDLGGGLGIRYLPGDQPAPTPADLADVLQTVVPADIRIAVEPGRSIAGPGTVAVYEVGTVKERFVAVDGGMSDNPRPATYGAAYTAALASRRSDAPTEAMTIVGKHCESGDVLIEDVALPADIAPGDLIAIPCSGAYQRSAAGNYNLVARPPVVAVEENAAHVIVRRETEEDLLRLYP from the coding sequence ATGAACACCATCTCGGTGCGGGACCAGATCTGGCCGGCGGGCGCGGCGTGGGCCGACGGCGAGCTGACCGTCGCGGGGCTCGGGGTGCGGGGACTCGCCGCGGAGTTCGGCACCCCGCTCTACATCCTCGACGCCGCCGATTTCCGGGCCCGGTGCTCGGCGTGGCGGCAGGCCTTCCCCGACGGGGACGTGCACTACGGCGGCAAGGCCTTCCTGGCTCCCGCCGTCGTGGGATGGCTGGCGGAGCTGGGGCTGTGCCTGGACGTGTGCAGCGGCGGGGAGCTGGCGGTGGCGCGGGTCGGCGGGATGCCGCCGGAGCGGGTGGTCTTCCACGGCAACAACAAGTCGGCGGCGGAGATCCGGCAGGCGGTGGCGTGGGGCGTCGGGTGCATCGTGCTGGACTCGCGGCACGAGCTGGAGCGCGTGGCGCGCGCCGCCGCCGAGGCGGGTACCCGGCAGCCGGTGATGATCCGGGTGAAGCCGGGTGTGGACGCCGACACGCACGCCTCCTGGGCCACCGGCGGCGAGCGCACCAAGTTCGGCCTGTCCATGGCCTCCGGCGAGGCGGCGGAGGCGGTTCGCCGGGTGCTGTCGGAGCCGAGCCTGGAGCTGGCCGGACTGCACTCGCACATCGGGTCGCAGATCTTCGGCCTCGACCAGTTCGCCGAGGCGGCCCGCCGCATGGTCGCGTTCCTGCGCGCGGTCGAGCGGGAGCATCACACTGTCATCGGACGCCTGGACCTCGGCGGCGGCCTCGGCATCCGCTACCTGCCCGGCGACCAGCCGGCGCCGACCCCGGCCGACCTCGCGGACGTCCTGCAGACCGTGGTCCCCGCCGACATCCGCATCGCGGTGGAACCCGGCCGCTCCATCGCCGGCCCCGGCACCGTCGCCGTCTACGAGGTCGGCACGGTCAAGGAACGCTTCGTCGCGGTCGACGGCGGCATGAGCGACAACCCGCGCCCGGCCACCTACGGCGCGGCGTACACCGCGGCGCTCGCCTCCCGCCGCAGCGACGCGCCGACCGAGGCGATGACGATCGTCGGCAAGCACTGCGAGAGCGGCGACGTCCTCATCGAGGACGTCGCCCTGCCCGCGGACATCGCCCCCGGCGACCTGATCGCGATCCCGTGCTCCGGCGCGTACCAGCGTTCCGCGGCCGGCAACTACAACCTGGTCGCGCGGCCGCCGGTGGTCGCGGTGGAAGAGAACGCGGCGCACGTCATTGTGCGCCGCGAGACTGAGGAGGACTTGCTGCGGCTCTACCCCTGA